Proteins encoded by one window of Clostridium perfringens:
- a CDS encoding arginine repressor encodes MKSKRHSKIIEIIKSTAIETQEELAEELKKAGFDVTQATVSRDIKNLKLVKKQDNKGHYRYTIIEEEKNEMVDRLSNILANTVTSVENVDKMVVVKTISGSASAAAEAIDTLHLGEIAGTIAGDNTIFILVRSLEKAETLVSRILEMIEG; translated from the coding sequence ATGAAATCTAAGAGACATTCTAAGATAATTGAAATTATAAAATCAACAGCGATAGAAACTCAAGAAGAGTTAGCGGAAGAATTAAAAAAAGCTGGGTTTGATGTTACTCAAGCTACAGTATCTAGAGATATAAAAAATTTAAAACTTGTTAAAAAACAAGATAATAAAGGACACTATAGATACACAATCATAGAAGAAGAAAAAAATGAAATGGTTGATAGATTAAGCAATATATTAGCCAATACTGTAACTTCAGTAGAAAATGTTGATAAGATGGTTGTTGTTAAAACAATATCAGGTTCAGCATCTGCAGCAGCAGAGGCAATAGATACCCTTCATTTAGGTGAAATTGCTGGTACTATAGCAGGAGATAACACAATATTTATATTAGTTAGAAGCTTAGAAAAAGCAGAAACTCTAGTTTCTAGGATACTGGAAATGATAGAAGGATAG
- the recN gene encoding DNA repair protein RecN, whose product MLLQLTINNFALIEKASLDFKEGFTILSGETGAGKSILIDAINYVQGSKFNKDLIRTGEEKTFVEAIFSIDDNERLKEILDDLEIEYDDTLIISRETFINGRSNIKVNGRSIIVATLKKISSTLLDIHGQHNNQNLLNKENHIMYLDDFGDSKLSEDLKEYGEKFSELKDIERKISELSNEGKDEKLLNYLEYQLNEIEEAKLRNGEEEELTERFNVLSNAEKIKNSLGISYNLLNGIESSVVDSLSVVNRELSNVEEHLEKIKNINSKIMEMYYEIQEMAREIRDICDESVYDGNELEEINSRMFKIAALKKKYGNSIAEILEYKNNILSQINNIKNSEKIIEDLLNEKSKVENVLSEIANRIHNKRIELSKVLEENIHKELAYVGLGKCRFEVLIEEDETFNFKGKDKVQFLISTNPGEPLKPMERIVSGGELSRIMLALKAVFIDKDKIPTVIFDEIDTGISGRVAQSVGEKMYEISTKHQVFCITHLPQIASMSDNHYMVRKKVIDNKTFSKVEPITYNQKIEEVGKMLGGVEMTSNTLLNAKEMIELADTKKETIKTFHT is encoded by the coding sequence ATGCTTTTACAATTAACTATAAATAACTTTGCTTTGATAGAAAAAGCATCTTTAGATTTTAAAGAAGGATTCACTATTTTATCAGGAGAAACTGGAGCTGGTAAGTCTATTCTTATAGATGCGATAAATTATGTTCAAGGAAGTAAGTTTAACAAGGACTTAATTAGAACTGGAGAAGAAAAGACTTTTGTAGAGGCTATATTTTCAATAGATGATAATGAGAGGCTTAAAGAAATTTTAGATGATTTAGAAATAGAGTATGATGATACTTTAATAATTTCTAGAGAAACTTTTATAAACGGTAGAAGTAATATAAAGGTTAATGGAAGAAGTATAATAGTAGCTACTTTAAAAAAAATAAGTAGCACACTTCTAGACATACATGGTCAACATAACAATCAAAATTTATTAAATAAAGAAAATCATATAATGTATTTAGATGATTTTGGAGATTCTAAGTTAAGTGAAGATTTAAAAGAATATGGAGAAAAATTCTCAGAGCTTAAGGATATAGAAAGAAAAATAAGTGAATTAAGCAATGAAGGAAAAGATGAAAAACTTTTAAATTATTTAGAATATCAGTTAAATGAAATTGAAGAAGCCAAGCTTAGAAATGGTGAAGAAGAAGAGTTAACAGAAAGATTTAATGTTTTATCTAATGCAGAAAAAATAAAAAATTCACTGGGAATATCATATAATCTATTAAATGGTATTGAAAGCAGTGTAGTGGATTCTTTATCAGTAGTAAATAGGGAGCTTTCAAATGTTGAAGAGCATTTAGAAAAAATCAAAAATATAAACTCTAAAATAATGGAAATGTACTATGAAATACAAGAAATGGCTAGAGAAATTAGGGATATATGTGATGAAAGTGTTTATGATGGCAATGAATTAGAAGAAATAAATAGCCGTATGTTTAAGATTGCTGCATTAAAGAAGAAGTATGGAAATAGTATAGCCGAAATCTTAGAATATAAAAATAATATTTTATCTCAAATAAATAATATTAAAAACTCAGAAAAAATAATTGAAGATCTTTTAAATGAAAAAAGTAAAGTTGAGAATGTTTTAAGTGAAATAGCTAATAGAATTCATAATAAGAGAATAGAACTTTCAAAAGTTTTAGAAGAAAATATCCATAAAGAACTGGCCTATGTTGGCTTAGGAAAATGTAGATTTGAAGTTCTTATTGAGGAAGATGAAACCTTTAACTTTAAAGGTAAGGACAAAGTACAATTTCTTATATCAACAAATCCTGGTGAACCATTAAAGCCTATGGAAAGAATAGTTTCTGGAGGAGAACTTTCAAGAATAATGTTAGCTTTAAAAGCTGTGTTTATAGATAAGGATAAGATTCCTACAGTTATATTTGATGAAATAGACACCGGTATAAGTGGAAGAGTAGCTCAATCCGTTGGAGAAAAGATGTATGAAATATCAACAAAACATCAAGTTTTTTGTATCACACATCTTCCTCAAATAGCAAGTATGTCGGACAATCATTATATGGTTAGAAAAAAAGTAATAGATAATAAAACTTTTTCAAAGGTTGAACCTATAACTTATAATCAAAAAATTGAAGAGGTTGGAAAAATGCTAGGTGGCGTTGAAATGACAAGTAATACATTATTAAATGCTAAAGAGATGATAGAGCTAGCTGATACAAAAAAAGAAACAATTAAGACTTTTCATACATAA
- a CDS encoding NAD(+)/NADH kinase, with translation MRNIGIIINKEKDKENEILNLVILKVKEYLNPDEIKVIDQFYKGDYKDLMALDLLIVLGGDGTLLGVARKFSTVIDTPILGINIGNLGFLVTAEISELDEALYRIKVGDYKVEERMLLSCTIEGVTCSEERALNDIVVARGTLSRMAQYEVFINDELYATFKGDGVIISTPVGSTAYSFSAGGPLIMPDLQIVSIVPICPHTPNSRPMIIDGNNKVRVKPLINESDVFVTIDGQKALKLEKHNEVLIKKAKEFFRIISFDNKSYFKVLRKKLFKIE, from the coding sequence ATGAGAAATATAGGAATTATAATTAATAAAGAAAAAGATAAAGAAAATGAAATTTTAAATTTGGTTATTTTAAAGGTTAAAGAATATCTAAATCCTGATGAAATAAAAGTTATAGACCAATTTTATAAGGGAGATTATAAAGATTTAATGGCTTTAGATCTTTTAATAGTACTTGGTGGAGATGGAACGCTTTTAGGTGTGGCTAGAAAATTCTCTACAGTTATAGATACTCCAATTTTAGGAATTAACATTGGAAATTTAGGCTTTTTAGTTACAGCTGAGATAAGCGAATTAGATGAAGCTTTATATAGAATAAAGGTTGGTGATTATAAAGTAGAGGAAAGAATGTTACTTTCTTGTACTATAGAAGGGGTAACTTGTTCAGAGGAAAGGGCTTTAAATGATATTGTTGTTGCTAGGGGAACATTATCTAGAATGGCACAATATGAGGTCTTTATAAATGATGAACTTTATGCTACTTTTAAAGGGGATGGAGTTATAATTTCTACTCCAGTTGGATCAACAGCCTATTCTTTTTCAGCTGGAGGCCCACTTATAATGCCAGATTTACAAATAGTATCAATAGTCCCTATATGTCCTCATACACCTAATTCAAGACCTATGATAATAGATGGAAATAACAAGGTAAGAGTTAAGCCTCTTATTAATGAATCAGATGTCTTTGTTACAATAGATGGTCAAAAAGCATTAAAGTTAGAAAAACACAATGAAGTTTTAATAAAAAAAGCAAAAGAGTTTTTTAGAATAATTTCATTTGATAATAAAAGTTATTTTAAGGTACTAAGGAAAAAATTGTTTAAGATAGAATAA